One window of the Deltaproteobacteria bacterium genome contains the following:
- a CDS encoding glycerol-3-phosphate dehydrogenase codes for MTKAAPYDVVVLGGGITGVGIARDAALRGMTVALFEKRDVAAGTSSKSSKLIHGGLRYLEHGEFGLVFESVSERAVQRQVAPHLVRPLPFLVPVYKDAKPGLEILNIGLWIYDTMALFRAPKLHRTFRGDRAAELEPALRKDGLRGAIEYYDCVTDDARLVVENAIDAEAAGADIHTYTEVVKILRTGGQVSGVRVRDVFTGAEREVAAKCVIVAAGPWTDALERKLGLGFGRRILRPTKGVHIVFPRDKLPLRRAITLISQTDGRVMFAIPWKGRTVLGTTDTDFDGDPDDVHADAADVRYLCDGANAYFPDAHFRPDEVIATWAGLRPLIDDRHASTGEVSREHEIYVHDDGVIVIAGGKLTTYRRMAKECVKKAIKWLDANRRADFDAERLRRPRTKTRPLPGAAGLPRRSMTGVREFAHRLADEFGIAADTATHLANTYGTRAKKLARAIHDNPSLGERINDDLPYVWAEIDFAVQDDMARTVDDILARRVPLLLVGRDQGLDVVDRVADRAATLLGWPADVRARHVDAYRAEVAASRRFRGG; via the coding sequence ATGACGAAAGCGGCTCCGTACGATGTCGTCGTCCTCGGGGGCGGCATCACCGGCGTGGGCATCGCGCGCGATGCGGCGCTGCGCGGGATGACCGTCGCGCTGTTCGAGAAGCGCGACGTCGCCGCGGGCACGTCGTCGAAGTCGTCCAAGCTGATTCACGGGGGCCTGCGCTATCTCGAACACGGCGAGTTCGGCCTGGTGTTCGAGTCGGTGAGCGAGCGCGCGGTGCAGCGCCAGGTCGCGCCGCACCTCGTGCGCCCGTTGCCGTTTTTGGTCCCGGTCTACAAGGATGCCAAGCCCGGCCTCGAGATCCTCAACATCGGCCTGTGGATCTACGACACGATGGCGCTGTTCCGCGCGCCGAAACTGCACCGCACGTTCCGCGGCGACCGCGCCGCCGAGCTCGAGCCGGCCCTGCGCAAAGACGGCTTGCGCGGTGCGATCGAGTACTACGACTGCGTCACCGACGACGCGCGGCTGGTCGTCGAAAACGCGATCGACGCGGAGGCGGCCGGCGCGGACATCCACACGTACACCGAGGTCGTCAAGATCCTGCGCACCGGCGGCCAGGTGTCGGGAGTGCGCGTGCGCGACGTGTTCACCGGTGCCGAGCGCGAGGTCGCCGCCAAGTGCGTCATCGTCGCGGCCGGACCGTGGACCGACGCGCTCGAACGCAAGCTCGGCCTCGGCTTCGGCCGCCGCATCCTGCGGCCGACCAAGGGCGTCCACATCGTGTTTCCCCGCGACAAGCTGCCGCTGCGGCGCGCGATCACGCTGATCTCGCAGACGGACGGCCGCGTGATGTTCGCGATCCCGTGGAAGGGACGCACGGTGCTCGGCACGACCGATACCGACTTCGACGGCGACCCGGACGACGTGCACGCCGACGCGGCCGACGTGCGCTACCTGTGCGACGGCGCCAACGCCTACTTTCCGGACGCCCACTTCCGCCCGGACGAGGTGATCGCCACCTGGGCCGGGTTGCGCCCGCTGATCGACGACCGCCACGCGTCGACCGGCGAGGTGTCGCGCGAACACGAGATCTACGTCCACGACGACGGCGTGATCGTCATCGCCGGCGGCAAGCTCACGACCTACCGGCGGATGGCCAAAGAATGCGTGAAGAAGGCGATCAAGTGGCTCGACGCCAACCGGCGCGCCGACTTCGACGCCGAAAGGCTGCGCCGCCCGCGCACGAAGACGCGACCTCTGCCGGGCGCGGCCGGGTTGCCGCGCCGGAGCATGACCGGCGTGCGCGAATTCGCCCACCGCCTTGCCGACGAGTTCGGCATCGCAGCCGACACCGCGACGCACCTGGCCAACACCTACGGCACGCGCGCCAAGAAACTCGCCCGCGCAATCCACGACAACCCGTCGTTGGGCGAACGGATCAACGACGACCTGCCCTACGTCTGGGCCGAGATCGACTTCGCGGTGCAAGACGACATGGCGCGTACGGTCGATGACATCCTCGCGCGGCGCGTTCCGCTGCTGCTCGTCGGCCGCGACCAGGGCCTCGACGTGGTCGACCGCGTCGCCGACCGCGCCGCGACGCTGCTGGGCTGGCCGGCGGACGTGCGCGCCCGCCACGTCGACGCGTATCGCGCCGAGGTCGCCGCGTCGCGCCGGTTCCGCGGCGGCTGA
- the aspS gene encoding aspartate--tRNA ligase, which produces MSGFLATHKKTHSCGALRAADVGQRAVLTGWVDVRRDHGGCVFVDLRDRDGITQVVFDPQVSAEAHRLAGDLRNEYCIGVAGQVRSRGDNVNPNLPTGEIEVAADELEIFSPSATPPFQIEDDIDTNEALRLKYRYLDLRRRPMLERFRLRSQIYQTTRRYLGEHGFFEVETPFLVKYTPGGARNFLVPSRLHPGSFYALAESPQIYKQLLMVAGFERYYQIVRCFRDEDLRQDRQPEFSQIDIEMSFVREDDIMELVEGLCAALWRDVLGVDLPRPFLRMSWREAMDRYGVDKPDLRLDLELCDVTDAARGSGFRVFDQAIDKGHIVKCLRVPDGSRLSRSDLDRLTDFAKPFGVKGVAFARVQDGGAWQAPFAKVFADAQREAVNAAAGAQPGDVLLFVADSFKTANTCMGAIRLHIGDKLGLIRRDEWKLMWLVDPPMFEEADDGTLQAAHHPFTHPRIEDEPYLDTDPARVLSRGYDLVCNGVEVAGGSIRIHRSDLQAKVFKAMSISDDEARAKFGFLLDAFQYGPPPHGGIAFGLDRLAMLLSGAPSLRDVIAFPKTQKGTDLMTDAPTPVAPAQLEELYIRVVDEVANK; this is translated from the coding sequence ATGAGCGGCTTCCTCGCCACGCACAAGAAAACTCACAGTTGCGGCGCGCTGCGCGCCGCCGACGTCGGCCAGCGCGCCGTGCTCACCGGCTGGGTCGACGTCCGGCGCGACCACGGCGGCTGCGTGTTCGTCGATCTGCGCGACCGCGACGGCATCACCCAGGTTGTGTTCGACCCGCAGGTGTCGGCAGAGGCCCACCGCCTCGCCGGCGACCTGCGCAACGAGTACTGCATCGGCGTCGCCGGCCAGGTGCGCTCGCGCGGCGACAACGTCAACCCGAACCTGCCGACCGGCGAGATCGAAGTCGCGGCGGACGAGCTCGAGATCTTCAGCCCGTCGGCGACTCCGCCCTTCCAGATCGAAGACGACATCGACACCAACGAGGCGCTGCGCCTCAAGTACCGCTACCTCGACCTGCGGCGCCGTCCGATGCTCGAGCGCTTCCGCCTGCGCTCGCAGATCTACCAGACCACCCGCCGCTACCTGGGCGAGCACGGCTTCTTCGAGGTCGAGACGCCGTTTCTCGTCAAGTACACGCCCGGCGGCGCGCGCAACTTCCTCGTGCCGTCGCGCCTGCATCCGGGATCGTTCTACGCGCTGGCCGAGTCCCCGCAGATCTACAAGCAGTTGTTGATGGTCGCCGGGTTCGAACGCTACTACCAGATCGTCCGGTGCTTCCGCGACGAGGACCTGCGCCAGGACCGCCAGCCGGAGTTTTCGCAGATCGACATCGAGATGTCGTTCGTGCGCGAGGACGACATCATGGAGCTGGTCGAGGGGCTGTGCGCCGCGCTGTGGCGCGACGTCCTCGGCGTCGACCTGCCGCGGCCGTTTTTGCGGATGTCGTGGCGCGAAGCGATGGATCGCTACGGGGTCGACAAGCCGGACCTGCGCCTCGACCTCGAACTGTGCGACGTGACCGACGCCGCCCGCGGATCCGGCTTCCGCGTGTTCGACCAGGCGATCGACAAGGGGCACATCGTCAAATGCCTGCGCGTGCCCGACGGCTCGCGGCTGTCGCGCTCCGACCTCGACCGGCTCACCGACTTCGCCAAGCCGTTCGGGGTCAAGGGCGTGGCGTTCGCGCGGGTGCAGGACGGCGGCGCGTGGCAGGCGCCGTTCGCCAAGGTGTTCGCCGACGCCCAGCGCGAAGCCGTCAATGCGGCGGCCGGCGCACAGCCCGGCGACGTGCTGCTGTTCGTCGCGGATTCGTTCAAGACGGCCAACACGTGCATGGGCGCCATCCGCCTGCACATCGGCGACAAGCTCGGGCTCATCCGCCGCGACGAGTGGAAGCTGATGTGGCTGGTGGACCCGCCGATGTTCGAGGAGGCCGACGACGGCACGCTCCAGGCCGCGCACCACCCGTTCACCCATCCGCGCATCGAGGACGAACCGTACCTGGACACGGATCCCGCGCGCGTGCTGTCGCGCGGCTACGACCTGGTGTGCAACGGCGTCGAGGTCGCGGGCGGGTCGATCCGTATCCACCGTTCCGATCTTCAGGCCAAGGTGTTCAAGGCCATGTCGATCTCCGACGACGAGGCGCGCGCCAAGTTCGGCTTCTTGCTCGACGCGTTCCAGTACGGGCCGCCACCGCACGGCGGCATCGCCTTCGGCCTCGACCGGTTGGCGATGCTGCTGTCCGGCGCGCCGTCCCTGCGCGACGTGATCGCGTTCCCGAAGACGCAAAAGGGGACCGACCTGATGACCGACGCGCCGACTCCGGTGGCGCCGGCCCAGCTCGAGGAGCTGTACATCCGCGTGGTCGACGAGGTGGCGAACAAATGA
- a CDS encoding phosphoadenylyl-sulfate reductase, translating to MSALKNKVPAPSDERFDPGWVAERSRAFETARPEDILAFALATYAPRVAISTAFGLEGCALIHMALQIDPNVRVFTIDTGYLFRETQQLKYAFVEKYGIDLTTFEPELTVPQQERRYGLKLFETDSDACCRMRKVEPNRRALAELDGWIAGLRRDQSPTRANTPHVQLLRHADGTPLVKVCPLARWTRKDTWRYVMDNGVPYNELLDRGYTSVGCWPCTRPVREGEDERAGRWNGRKAECGIHEPPDYSI from the coding sequence ATGTCAGCACTCAAGAATAAGGTTCCCGCGCCGAGCGACGAGCGGTTCGACCCGGGCTGGGTGGCCGAGCGCAGCCGCGCGTTCGAGACGGCTCGGCCGGAGGACATCCTCGCGTTCGCGCTCGCGACCTATGCGCCGCGAGTGGCGATCTCGACCGCGTTCGGGCTCGAGGGGTGCGCGCTCATTCACATGGCGCTGCAGATCGATCCGAACGTGCGCGTGTTCACGATCGACACCGGCTACCTGTTTCGCGAGACGCAGCAGCTCAAGTACGCGTTCGTCGAAAAATACGGCATCGACCTCACGACGTTCGAGCCGGAGCTCACGGTGCCGCAGCAAGAGCGACGCTACGGGTTGAAGCTGTTCGAGACCGACTCGGATGCGTGCTGCCGCATGCGCAAGGTCGAGCCGAACCGGCGCGCGCTCGCGGAACTCGACGGCTGGATCGCCGGGCTGCGGCGCGACCAGTCGCCCACGCGCGCCAATACGCCGCACGTACAACTGTTGCGCCACGCCGACGGCACGCCGCTGGTGAAGGTGTGCCCGCTCGCGCGGTGGACCCGCAAGGACACGTGGCGCTACGTGATGGACAACGGTGTGCCCTACAACGAACTGCTCGACCGCGGCTACACGTCGGTCGGCTGCTGGCCGTGCACGCGGCCCGTGCGGGAGGGCGAGGACGAGCGCGCCGGCCGGTGGAACGGGCGCAAGGCCGAGTGCGGCATCCACGAGCCGCCGGACTACTCGATTTGA
- a CDS encoding zinc-regulated TonB-dependent outer membrane receptor, with amino-acid sequence MVRLTHAVPVGIALALAPHAARAQATDAGPPPTAPRRDDAGAAARPSATPGGGADAGAAGDGAAGDDVSPEELAEIEAAMAADTATAAEARPAPAGPGAGAAGTLNPDISAVLDAALAWFSDDEPLQAGGHDPAGNGFTFQQLELSLYKAVDPYFRLDAFIVFLTEGVEVEEAYATTLALPGNLQVRAGQMFTRFGRLNHRHPHAWSFADQPFVLSRMLSGEGQRGTGLEVSWLAPLPWYVELIGSAVNPGNLGGHGDHDAAEPDAGAEPHVHDLADLTYLAKVNQFFELAPDWSLLWGLSASMTRGETIGGTDLYLKYRPITRASYTQVALQIEALARRRRVGGATFVDYGGYGQITWQFARRWATGARYEYGSTDDLDADAPADRHRAAVSVTFWPTEFSRLRLQANLDAPRWREHPYAGVFATAEFVIGSHGAHRF; translated from the coding sequence ATGGTCCGACTCACCCACGCGGTGCCGGTCGGGATCGCGCTGGCGTTGGCGCCGCACGCGGCCCGCGCCCAGGCGACCGACGCCGGCCCGCCCCCGACAGCACCACGACGCGACGACGCGGGCGCGGCCGCCCGCCCGTCCGCCACGCCCGGAGGTGGCGCGGACGCCGGCGCGGCGGGCGACGGCGCGGCGGGCGACGACGTGTCCCCCGAGGAGCTCGCAGAGATCGAGGCGGCGATGGCCGCCGACACCGCGACCGCCGCCGAGGCGCGTCCGGCGCCGGCCGGCCCCGGCGCGGGCGCGGCCGGCACGCTGAACCCGGACATCTCGGCGGTGCTGGACGCGGCGCTGGCGTGGTTTTCCGACGACGAGCCGCTGCAGGCTGGCGGTCACGACCCGGCCGGCAACGGGTTCACCTTCCAGCAGCTCGAGCTGAGCCTCTACAAGGCGGTCGATCCGTACTTCCGGCTCGACGCGTTCATCGTGTTCCTCACCGAGGGGGTCGAGGTCGAGGAGGCGTACGCGACGACGCTCGCACTGCCGGGCAACCTGCAGGTGCGCGCCGGCCAGATGTTCACGCGCTTCGGGCGGCTCAACCACCGACACCCGCACGCGTGGTCGTTCGCGGATCAACCGTTCGTGTTGTCGCGGATGCTGTCGGGCGAGGGGCAGCGGGGTACGGGGCTCGAGGTGTCGTGGCTGGCGCCGCTGCCGTGGTACGTGGAGCTGATCGGCTCGGCGGTCAACCCGGGCAACCTCGGTGGCCACGGCGACCACGACGCGGCCGAGCCGGACGCCGGCGCGGAGCCACACGTCCACGATCTGGCCGACCTCACGTACCTGGCGAAGGTCAACCAGTTCTTCGAACTCGCACCGGACTGGTCGCTACTGTGGGGCCTGTCGGCGTCGATGACCCGCGGCGAGACCATCGGCGGCACGGATCTCTACCTCAAGTACCGTCCGATCACGCGCGCGAGCTACACCCAGGTCGCGCTCCAGATCGAGGCGCTCGCGCGGCGGCGCCGCGTCGGCGGCGCGACGTTCGTCGACTACGGCGGCTACGGCCAGATCACGTGGCAGTTCGCGCGCCGGTGGGCGACCGGCGCGCGTTACGAGTACGGCAGCACGGACGACCTGGACGCGGACGCGCCCGCGGACCGGCACCGCGCGGCCGTGTCGGTCACGTTCTGGCCGACCGAGTTTTCTCGCCTGCGCCTGCAGGCCAACCTCGACGCGCCCCGGTGGCGCGAACACCCCTACGCCGGCGTGTTCGCCACGGCCGAGTTCGTGATCGGCAGCCACGGCGCACATCGATTCTAG
- a CDS encoding zinc ABC transporter substrate-binding protein — protein sequence MHRIAWSLAALAAVFIPSAARADLDVVATVPDLAALAKEVGGARVRVRTLALPTQDPHYVDAKPSLALALNRADLLLAVGLDLEIGWLPTLQTGARNPRIQVGADGFLDCSQFVTPLDVPVGPVDRSKGDIHPRGNPHYLTDPRAAEAVARGIAARMAQLDPDGAADYRANLAAFTRRLAAARRGWEARAAKWSGRSVVPYHNSFHYLTDWLRLSVVAYLEPKPGVKPSPGHVAKVIALGRRQRVRAVLLEDYYPAATAKLAAAKMGAKLIVVPGGAHVDDGQTYIQRMDQVVGLLEEALR from the coding sequence ATGCATCGCATCGCATGGTCGTTGGCGGCGCTCGCCGCGGTGTTCATCCCCTCGGCGGCCCGCGCCGACCTCGACGTGGTCGCCACGGTCCCGGATCTCGCGGCGCTCGCCAAGGAGGTCGGCGGCGCGCGCGTCCGCGTGCGCACGCTGGCGTTGCCCACGCAAGATCCGCATTACGTCGACGCCAAGCCGAGTCTCGCGCTCGCGCTCAACCGCGCCGACCTGCTGCTCGCGGTCGGACTCGATCTCGAGATCGGCTGGCTGCCGACTCTGCAGACGGGCGCGCGCAATCCGCGCATCCAGGTGGGCGCCGACGGGTTCCTCGACTGTTCGCAGTTCGTCACGCCGCTGGACGTGCCGGTCGGCCCCGTCGACCGCAGCAAGGGGGACATCCATCCGCGCGGCAACCCGCACTACCTCACGGACCCGCGGGCGGCCGAGGCGGTGGCGCGCGGCATCGCGGCGCGGATGGCGCAGCTCGACCCCGACGGGGCGGCCGACTACCGCGCCAACCTCGCCGCGTTCACCCGGCGGCTTGCGGCGGCGCGGCGCGGCTGGGAGGCGCGCGCGGCGAAGTGGTCGGGCCGGTCGGTGGTCCCGTATCACAACTCGTTTCACTACCTCACCGACTGGCTGCGGCTGTCGGTCGTCGCCTATCTCGAACCCAAGCCCGGCGTGAAGCCGAGCCCCGGGCACGTCGCGAAGGTGATCGCGCTCGGCCGCCGCCAGCGCGTCCGGGCAGTCCTGCTCGAGGACTACTACCCCGCGGCGACGGCGAAGCTGGCCGCGGCGAAAATGGGCGCGAAGCTGATCGTCGTCCCGGGCGGGGCGCACGTCGACGACGGGCAGACGTACATCCAGCGCATGGACCAGGTCGTCGGACTCCTCGAGGAGGCGCTGCGATGA
- a CDS encoding metal ABC transporter ATP-binding protein, with amino-acid sequence MTGRAAPAAALVAEAGAASAAERDELARCERLVIGYRGRGLLPPIDLSLRRGELWAVIGRNGSGKSTWLKTVLGILPPVAGRVVRAAGRDRFAYVAQAAELDELLPVQARDVVLWGRLRGWSFLNPWPRAADRRACDDALAHADAAALRTRRYGELSMGQRQRVLFARMLATDADCVFLDEPTAAMDMVAERDVMERLAHLTRHHGRAVVVVTHFIGLVADYADRVLFFDVDNGVVLAGPTGDVLRDDRFLARYGKVFRDGR; translated from the coding sequence ATGACCGGCCGGGCCGCGCCGGCCGCCGCGCTGGTCGCGGAGGCGGGCGCCGCGTCCGCCGCGGAGCGCGACGAACTGGCGCGGTGCGAGCGCCTGGTCATCGGCTACCGCGGGCGTGGCCTGCTGCCGCCGATCGATCTGTCGCTGCGGCGCGGCGAGCTGTGGGCCGTGATCGGCCGCAACGGCTCCGGCAAGTCGACGTGGCTCAAGACGGTGCTGGGCATTTTGCCGCCGGTGGCGGGGCGGGTCGTGCGCGCCGCCGGTCGCGACCGGTTCGCGTACGTCGCGCAGGCGGCCGAACTCGACGAGCTTCTGCCGGTGCAGGCGCGCGACGTGGTCCTGTGGGGCCGGCTGCGCGGCTGGAGCTTCCTCAACCCGTGGCCGCGCGCCGCCGACCGCCGCGCGTGCGACGACGCGCTGGCCCACGCCGATGCCGCCGCCCTGCGCACCAGGCGCTACGGCGAGCTGTCCATGGGCCAGCGCCAGCGCGTGTTGTTCGCGCGAATGCTCGCCACCGACGCCGACTGCGTGTTCCTCGACGAGCCGACCGCGGCGATGGACATGGTGGCCGAGCGGGACGTGATGGAGCGGCTCGCGCACCTCACGCGGCACCACGGCCGCGCGGTCGTGGTCGTGACGCACTTCATCGGCCTGGTCGCCGACTACGCCGACCGCGTGCTGTTCTTCGACGTGGACAACGGCGTCGTGCTCGCCGGGCCGACGGGTGACGTGCTGCGCGACGACCGGTTCTTGGCCCGCTACGGCAAGGTGTTTCGCGATGGGCGGTGA
- a CDS encoding metal ABC transporter permease encodes MGGDAAMTWADFVAGWDAIFREPVIAGTVGGAVLGFLGMYVVLRRMVFVSAAVTSAAAMGVALAFYVEIHHAMHVDPLYMAVGLSLATMALFIGDGARMRLSRESLLGLTYAVTGGLTLLIESRISQEAHDIHSILFGDAVLVRDLDYYAILGAGGVALALHVWWFRGVTFAAFDTATARVQGLPVRALNGFVLLTIGVMVGVAARALGALPVFAFTTLPAIAALVIGVRLPWAFALATAFGALAGGGGYLVATFRDLPVGGSQTVTAGALALAAMAGYGAVSAVRRGLRRRGGREPR; translated from the coding sequence ATGGGCGGTGACGCGGCGATGACCTGGGCCGACTTCGTCGCCGGCTGGGACGCGATCTTTCGCGAGCCGGTGATCGCCGGCACCGTCGGCGGCGCGGTGTTGGGCTTCCTCGGCATGTACGTGGTGCTGCGCCGCATGGTGTTCGTGAGCGCCGCGGTCACGTCAGCGGCGGCGATGGGCGTCGCGCTCGCGTTCTACGTCGAGATCCACCACGCGATGCACGTCGATCCGCTGTACATGGCCGTCGGGCTGTCGCTGGCGACGATGGCGCTGTTCATCGGCGACGGCGCGCGCATGCGCCTGTCGCGCGAGAGCCTGCTCGGACTCACGTACGCGGTCACCGGCGGGCTCACGCTGCTGATCGAGTCGCGCATCAGCCAGGAGGCGCACGACATCCACTCGATCCTGTTCGGCGACGCGGTGCTGGTGCGCGACCTCGACTACTACGCGATCCTCGGCGCCGGCGGCGTCGCGCTGGCGCTGCACGTGTGGTGGTTCCGCGGCGTCACGTTCGCCGCGTTCGACACGGCGACGGCGCGGGTCCAGGGGCTGCCGGTGCGCGCGCTCAACGGCTTCGTGCTGTTGACGATCGGCGTCATGGTCGGCGTCGCCGCGCGCGCGCTCGGCGCGCTGCCGGTGTTCGCGTTCACGACGCTGCCGGCGATCGCCGCGCTCGTGATCGGCGTGCGGCTGCCGTGGGCGTTCGCGCTCGCGACCGCGTTCGGCGCGCTGGCCGGCGGCGGCGGCTACCTGGTGGCGACGTTCCGCGATCTGCCGGTGGGCGGGTCGCAGACGGTGACCGCCGGGGCGCTGGCGCTGGCGGCGATGGCCGGCTATGGCGCGGTGTCCGCGGTGCGCCGCGGGCTGCGGCGCCGTGGCGGCCGGGAGCCGCGGTAG